CCCTCAATCTAcagtactaattttttttttttccttccttttttgAAATGATATCATCTACCATTTTAGTCGTCATCCAAAAGAAAGGCTTATTGGAGGCTTGGAGAAAGCCGTGCCCCAATGCATACCTCAGCGAGCAGAAAGAGATAACAGAGGACTCTTGAATACTCCAGTTTAGGTTCATTTGCCAGAAATTATAACAAGAAATACTTTCAATGTTCATTCCCCATCTCTGGTCAATCATGAAGGCTTTATGTACTTGACTCAAAAATGACCATTATAATTTTCTCATCAAAAGCCAGTAAAGGGCAATTGCCTGGTTATACCTTAGTATACGTCAACAAGACTAAGCGTACCTGATTTACAGTTGCTTGAGCTTTTCCAGCAGCCGGCAATTCCTGAAATTTACGCTTCTGTGCAGGGCGCTTGTCCTTCTCATAGCCTATACTTGTCTGTGAAGTGAAGCTTGCTCCTGTTGTTGTCGGAGCTACTGTGGCAGTGACTGGATAAGTCGACTGCCTAAGAGCCAAAGCAACTTGCTGCAGAGCAGTGGCTTGGGGATATATACCATCATAACCAATATAGCTTGTTCTACTTGTAACTAATTGATGAGGATAGACCCCGGTGGGAGGTTGAGATGGCACAGAATGCAATGAGCCTAGAGATTGAGGCACTGTACCCTGAGAAACAACACTAGTCACACCACCAACTGCAGTCACGGGAACTGCTGTTGCTGCAGCTAAATTGGCTGCAGGTATGTTATTGACTTTTGATTCACTTCCAGAACCCTGAACGCTAGCTAATGGTTGCAGTGGCGGCGGAACAGCACCATAAACCTTACAAGAAGAGACTCTATGGAATAACGGTCGCAAAAATGAAGATTCAGGACTCGGCCCAACAAAAGAAACAAAATAGCAGCTCACATAAACCTCTTCTGAACGAAAAGTGAACAGGTTGCAATCATAATTCATATACTCAGAGAAACAAGCATACCTggaagcaccacactctgcacaAATAGTATCCAAAAGATTTTCTGCCAAAAGCTTCGCACGCTCAAGACTTGCACTGTTATTGCTTGAAATGAGTAAATGCAGAGGTTGGTGCACATCTGCACATTAAAAGAATACATTTATGAGGAATAACTAATCTTTTCTCATAGCCAAGAAATCGACCCAGTGGCACACGGTTGAAAACTAATCTTATGACGCTAACTATGGAGCACGGGAAAAAAATGCATCATGAATCGAATAGGCACCTTCACGCTGCCCTCCATCTGGATATCCCGAACCACGTCCTCTTAGCAATACAGTTGCTCCAGTTTCATTCATAATGTGATTTATATACTGATCCTGCAGTTAAAAAAGCCAACCACCAGAACAGAAGAAAATCTCTCCAAATGGACGAGATGTCAGAGAGAGCTCAGAACATTAGAATCTCTTGGCTTTCTATCAAGAAGAATAAATTTTAAAGGAGCACATCAAACATCATAATGCATGCCAAATGAGATAATTAGCCAAGCAAGGGAAGAGGAAGaagggaggaggggggggggggggggggggttgagggGGATAGATTACACTGAAACCACTGGAAAGAAACAATCATCTAATTACTCAGACCAGAATCTGATTAATAAAGAGAAACAATTGATGCCAACATCTGATCAATAACAGATAAGTAACGACTGAATGAACTTTCTCAATATCTGAACTTACCAGAAAATCACAAGAAATAGAAGAAACTGACAAGGCAACTGGGTAGTAAATCACACAATAAAAGATTCTTGCATTTTATGTCTTTAACTATGCGAGAATTCATCCATTAAAAATTTTCCGAAAAAGTTAACCCGCGATAGGCAACATACCACAATAACTCAATAAACCAGGGAAAAGCAGCAACACTAGATAGAGGGAGCTCACATTTGGTCCACGAATGCGCACTGTAATATTTGCTGACGGATCAGCCTCAAAGCCCAGGTACACACAGGTACTCAGCAGATGATTGACCTGATGGTAAAAGAGTTAGATGGTTCCAGTAATTTTCTAGCATCAGGTCCCGTCAAACCTCAGCAGATATTACTTACCTTTAATCCATTGTTAACAGTACCTTGCTTCAGCATTTCCTCCACTGCAGCAGCAGCACGATCAACTGCTTTGATCCTCTCAACTGTTGTTTCTAGCTGAACCAACCACAGTACATGTAAATACACCTTAGTAATCTTCACTCAGTAGAGTAAAAGGTCAAAACATAAAAACTTGAAAGATTACAGATAGAAATCCCACTATAATGAATATCAACTTTTTCTTCATAATGTGACCCAAGATGAGTTCAACTTCCCTAGGGGGGAGTGCTTTATAAAATACAACATAACCAGAAACTTAATGAGAGGCCCCCTTTTTCGTTTCTCCACTCAACTTTTTTCTTTAAGTTTGTTCCTACGATAGCAAAAAGTTATTAGTGGACTTCTAACTTTAAACTTTTATGTTTTCAACTCTCACTAACTTTGCCAAGTCAAACATGAACATTAAATTTGGGCTGGATAGACAAAAAATGTAGACATATAAAAACAAGAAAATAGAAAACGTTCAGAAGATGTGAATAGGATTTGCTTCACACAGCTTTTGCTTTTAAAGAGAACAGCTATCTCAAGATTCTCCAGTCATGTGTAGTATATATTGGATTAAACAGGCAAAAAAGCTAGCAGTAAATGAACTCTTAAACTAGAGAATAGGAGCAGAAGAATATGGGTGGTAACCACTTCAATGGTAGGAAAAACAAAGAAACTAAACTCAGAGAAACAAGTTGACACAAGGCAAATGTATTGAGTAATTAAAAATGCGCAGAAAAATGATTCATTTATGCAATTTAGTGATGCACAAAACTTTATCAGCGAACTTCCTGAACCACATGGTGCATCTTAAACGCAAATAGCTAAAGTTGCTTACATGTGCCCCAGCAGAAATATGAAGGTAGAGGGGCTTTTCACCATCAGATGGTGTGCTTGGAGGCTTGTATTTACCCCTGTAATAGCCAGGTTAAATAATTATTATACTGTAAATAAAATCTAGACAATAAGCAATATAAGACCTCATGATGTACTACCTAGTTATAACCACAGCACCCGTGCTCTTCTGAATCTGCAGAAACAGTATAATAATCAATAAATAATGTGCAGAACCTTTATATAATCATTTTTGCTTCTCGACTCATATTTAGTCTTATTAAACCCATTAACAATATTCACCTCTTCTTGTGTTTGGCGCTTTGTGAGCCTGTAGCGAACAGCCGGATCAGCATCATTAATGACAATTTCTCTCGCTATCAACTCATCCTGAATTTTCGGCTGCAATAACTCATTGGAAAATCAGAAGTGACCCAAACGAAAGAGATAGCTGATTGTGAACAGCAGAAGGATAGTGGAAAAATGACATAAAGATCACGGCTGATCAGTATAAATCCAAAGGATGCATAACAAACACATTAACTGTTAATTTGCAGTAAGACAACCGCAGGAAAGTGAACctgagaatttttttctttttgatgatgatataaggaGGAAGATAATTGGGAAAGGTTTAttgaaaacaaaaataatttcTTCCACCCCCAAAGATAAGCAGCGAGAAGCAAATGTTGGCAGATATGTAAATCATGCATTTGGATAATAACTAATAGAGCTTGGTGGCAACCCTCAAGTAGTAGGGAAAAACTTTCAAACTATAAAATAATAAGCAGCAACTTCTCCAATGATCTTACCTGAATTAATTTCTGGGCAACAATGACGGGAAGCTGCTGCATCATAGTAGCACCAACAGCAGGAAGAGGATTCGTGAAAGCAGCACCTGAGACTGGAGCTACACCAGGTAGTGGGATACCAACAAGAGAACCCATGTTTGCCAATGGAAAAATTCCAGGTACCGCTACTCCTTCTGGAACAAATGTATCTGCTGGCTGATCCCATTTTCTCCTTTTCCTGGAAGATGTTGAAAAGTCATACCACCATAAGAGCTTACTCGGAACTTCTTATTAGACTACAAAGCTGTCACCTAGATGATTAACTAGGAGCATCATTCTTTTATATTAATCAATAATTTCTCCTGTGTGAGCTCACATGCCAGTACCAGGCCCGAAAAAGGCAGGCTTACTTTAGGTAcgtccaacatcaaaccaatcaATTTATGATGAATCAATCAACTATGCCTCAATCCTAAACTAGCTGGGGCCATTTAAGTGAATCTCTATATCCATTCAGGTCTACTCGGCCCCAGTACAAAAATTTTAATGCTTTATTTATAACCGTGGTGTATGGGCCAACTTGCGTGCACCTtgactaattccacgggatacctgccacctcccaccagcagcaagtaccaggtaactctgtccaccaaggctaggacagatgaaagaaatcacctagtgttttggGAGACAAATAATGCTTATTTTTATCCTCTTCTGCGGCATAATGCAAACAATCCggctaatatttatttagcttCTCTAAATGGCTGAGGAAACACCTACCCTTGCGTGCGAAGATAACTACTGCCATTACCTTAATACTGGTTCTTCCTATAGAGTAACAATTTTACGTCAACAAAGTAGTAGCAATTCAGCTGCCCACCTTTTTCAGTGTAGCATCAGAGCAAAAGGACATTGAGATTAAATCATGCGAAACCTCAAACTCAATAAACAATAACCCAACTCCAGCATCAGGTTAAAAGGTTTAGGTAGATCAATCAGCTAGGCTCAATCCCAAACTAGTGAAGGTAGACAGACAACAATCAATCAAAAATACGTTCAGGAGATAGCAAACAAAATTTAATCATACATGAAAGTTTCATGGCAAGTTCGCGCACAAAATTTAACCATGCGTGAAATTTCAATTTTGACCTAAGTCAATAATATTAAGGAAACTTAGATCTAAATTGAAGTGgatatattttcaaaaataaaattaaatatagAATTTTATGCACCTTTGCTTGGTTGATGAAGAGTTGGAGTCTATGGGTTCTCTAGGGCAATTATCCTCCGTCATTGATGAACAAATTTATAATTCCCACAATTGCAATGCTTCTTTTGATTTAACGGAGCCAAATTAGGATTTAAATTTCACACAGACACAGATTTAAGATGCATTTAATGGCTTGGATAATTTGGATTTCGGTGCCAAGGCGACAACAGTCTTGGTCCAGATTGTCCCTTATTTTGGTGGAGTAGGTATATTTTGATCCCTTTAATGTAACTCTGAGCATTTTTAGTCCTTTAAATTTGATAAAGTGGATCACTTTTAGTCCAACTCCTAAGTGGGTGTTTGACCATGAAAACCAAATTTTTTTTGCTCTATTTGAAATTTTGATGGAGTCGtatttggttataatttttgcaaCTAATATTTGGTCGTTTGAATGAATTGAaagtgaaaataaggtttgaggtGTTTTCTAAATTTCAAATGCAGCTTCATTTggaattttcaaataaagtgaaaataaaTTTTTAGTTGTATTTAGAATTTTCATGATAAATGCTAATTCTCCAATAAACTgaataaaaaaatcaaaaaaaagtgaaaagttATCATGGCCAAACTGGTCCTTAAGAGTGACTACTAAAAAAGCACTAATAAAAACTGAGCTTGGTCCATTTTTTAGTTCCTAGTTTTGGGTGCAAAAAAATTAGGACCGATCGGTACAAAAGTCGGTTGATTTACCGTGTTTTTTGTAGTGTTATTTGGTAGTCCCTGTTAGTTGGACAAGAAGTATTTCACTTTAGCAAATTTAGGGGACTAAAGATGTTTAGAGTTATATTTAAGGGATAAAAATAGACCTAATCCAATAGATAAAGGACAAGTTTGTTGTGACATGCACGTGCAGTTAATCcaataagtaaaattaatttcTAATACACCAGTAAAGCACAAGCTGGAATAGCTCAGTTGGTTAGAGCGTGTGGCTGTTAACCACAAGGTCGGAGGTTCAAGCCCTCCTTCTAGCGCAActtcttattttttgttttttgaggtAGTTGGAGTATTTCTTTTTTTCAGACAATAAGCATTTTCTAATCTTTATTGGTTAGAGCGTGTGGCTATCAATTTTATTTCTTGCAGGAAAGATATGAGCAGTATGCCATTAGTATTAATGCTGCTGGGAAAGAAGTAATAAACAAATACTAACAATTTTCTTTCAACATGTGGAGAACTACAAAGGAAAAGAATCATCCACATACtataatttttattatattattctAGCATTCAACTCTTTTTATTcttttgatttaattaatctaaAAGTAAATGTTACTTGAAGAGTTCTTTTTTGGACATTAATTATCAAGCAAATTCACTTTAATCTTTATTTTTGTTCTTTCGAACTGtcaattttaatttttatatgaGAAATATTAACTATAATGTTGCTGcaaaataagaaataaataaataaatgaaattctTTGTGCAGAAATATGAAGGTCGAAAAGTTATATTATATTATTCTAGCGTTTAGCTcttcttttttccttctttttttgagGGTGAGAGGAGAGCGTAAATAGTGTCACTTTTTTCTCGacaagaattctcaagttgatTTGCTccaatctttattttttttctcttgaacAATCAATTTCTTTTCTTACAAGAAAAATATGAGTGTTTGACTAACTTAATGTTGTTGCAAAATAAGCAAAAATAAATCCTATAAAAGTAACTACAATGTTTTTATGCACTAATTGTCACCTTGGTTATCTATTAGAATATTTTGCTATAATTTATAAACCAACCAAATAAACTTTTTACTTATTTGGTTTTGATATTTGAAACTATAGGGTTTCATCCATATACCTATAGTTGTTGGACCacactatttttttctttttcacctTCCCCCTTTTCGTTTTTCCCCAAAGTTATGGCAGTCGGCTTTGGTGGTATTTTGAAGGAGAAAAGGTGAGGAGACAAGACTGAAAGAGGGATAGTGAGAGATTTTCAAATTTTATATTGTGTGATGATGGATTTTCCAATTATTTTTGTGAATTTTGCTTTTTTCCGAGATGAAAAAGGGTTATCTTTTTTGTCTCTTTTGTGAGTTCAAAAATAGCATCATCTTTATGCTTTCTAGATTTACTGAAGGAGTTTTGATAAGGAGGATAATAGACAAGGTGGAGAAATTGAGTGAATATAGAAATTGAGGAGATGGTGCACTAATTCTGTAATGATAACAGGCTGAATTCTTTTAGCGTGAGTTAGTGTGGTACATATGATTCACTGATcttttaaatataatatttactGCAATTCTCGATTGTTAATTACTTGCTTTTAATTGATTGTTTGCATTTGTACACATCTATCCTTTTGGGTTTTAACTCGATAAATGCTTAGGTGACATTAAGTGTTGATTAAATGCTTATATTACATGTTTCTTtcccttttcccttttatttcTCTAAATATTTTGTATAGGTAAAACATAATGGTTATCTTTTTAGTAAAGTTTTTCACTACTGTGTTGTGAGCTCTCTATGATATTTTCAAGTTTGCTACTATCACATTGCGAACAACCTACGATACTTATTAGTACATGTTAGTGTACTTATACTACACTTCTACACATTATTGTGAAGGTTTGGATCCCAGCACTAGCAATATTCGCAAGTGAGTTTTCTATCGAGATCCAACTTTCAAGGATGAGCCGCTTGCATTGTTTGTCGTGGCCACCATATTATTCCTACTTAGTTTATTTTACTTCCTTTGTCATACTATGTACATACAACGACAATAACAATATCACATATACTCGGTATAATCCCACAATTAGAGTATGAGGAGGATAAAATGTATGCAGATCTTATCCTACCTTGAGGGCAGAAAGattgttttcgatagaccctcgactcaagtaAAGCAGAAGCACAACACTTATGAAAACATACATAGGAACAACAACAGGATAGTAAGAAAATTAAAGTAGAAGACGTCATACTGTGTACATATTACATAAATTGTATATCTATTCTTAATTTTTCTCATGACAAGCATCACCAGTTCTTGGGTTTAGTATTTGAGTTTCGTTTCCGTATTGTATTTCAACTATTCTTCCATTTATGATATTTTCGATTATAGACTTTAATGCTTTACTTCCGCTTGATCAATTTGAGTTGATGAATGTTTTAGTTCGCATAGCTTGAAATAATTGGGTGTCATCACAACTAAGGGAATTTCAATCTTGCTAATCTCGATCCATTCTGAAGCGTGATAATTGTAGCTATGATATCCCCTAGTAACCAAATCCCTAGGTAATACCCTAAGAATAAATTCC
Above is a genomic segment from Lycium barbarum isolate Lr01 chromosome 12, ASM1917538v2, whole genome shotgun sequence containing:
- the LOC132622733 gene encoding protein RIK isoform X1, whose translation is MTEDNCPREPIDSNSSSTKQRKRRKWDQPADTFVPEGVAVPGIFPLANMGSLVGIPLPGVAPVSGAAFTNPLPAVGATMMQQLPVIVAQKLIQPKIQDELIAREIVINDADPAVRYRLTKRQTQEEIQKSTGAVVITRGKYKPPSTPSDGEKPLYLHISAGAHLETTVERIKAVDRAAAAVEEMLKQGTVNNGLKVNHLLSTCVYLGFEADPSANITVRIRGPNDQYINHIMNETGATVLLRGRGSGYPDGGQREDVHQPLHLLISSNNSASLERAKLLAENLLDTICAECGASRYACFSEYMNYDCNLFTFRSEEVYVSCYFVSFVGPSPESSFLRPLFHRVSSCKVYGAVPPPLQPLASVQGSGSESKVNNIPAANLAAATAVPVTAVGGVTSVVSQGTVPQSLGSLHSVPSQPPTGVYPHQLVTSRTSYIGYDGIYPQATALQQVALALRQSTYPVTATVAPTTTGASFTSQTSIGYEKDKRPAQKRKFQELPAAGKAQATVNQNSLQGPELPMLQERMSDAGDRDKIGIPAPKKLVQPLSSSMLPPPPPRMMPPPPPPPKFRSSSQKVQENNMVNKAPCKIVPDTLVQLMEYGDDDDDDNDEATDGPLKSSSSVLAAPKPFWAI
- the LOC132622733 gene encoding protein RIK isoform X2, which gives rise to MTEDNCPREPIDSNSSSTKQRKRRKWDQPADTFVPEGVAVPGIFPLANMGSLVGIPLPGVAPVSGAAFTNPLPAVGATMMQQLPVIVAQKLIQPKIQDELIAREIVINDADPAVRYRLTKRQTQEEIQKSTGAVVITRGKYKPPSTPSDGEKPLYLHISAGAHLETTVERIKAVDRAAAAVEEMLKQGTVNNGLKVNHLLSTCVYLGFEADPSANITVRIRGPNDQYINHIMNETGATVLLRGRGSGYPDGGQREDVHQPLHLLISSNNSASLERAKLLAENLLDTICAECGASRVSSCKVYGAVPPPLQPLASVQGSGSESKVNNIPAANLAAATAVPVTAVGGVTSVVSQGTVPQSLGSLHSVPSQPPTGVYPHQLVTSRTSYIGYDGIYPQATALQQVALALRQSTYPVTATVAPTTTGASFTSQTSIGYEKDKRPAQKRKFQELPAAGKAQATVNQNSLQGPELPMLQERMSDAGDRDKIGIPAPKKLVQPLSSSMLPPPPPRMMPPPPPPPKFRSSSQKVQENNMVNKAPCKIVPDTLVQLMEYGDDDDDDNDEATDGPLKSSSSVLAAPKPFWAI
- the LOC132622733 gene encoding protein RIK isoform X3, with translation MTEDNCPREPIDSNSSSTKQRKRRKWDQPADTFVPEGVAVPGIFPLANMGSLVGIPLPGVAPVSGAAFTNPLPAVGATMMQQLPVIVAQKLIQPKIQDELIAREIVINDADPAVRYRLTKRQTQEEIQKSTGAVVITRGKYKPPSTPSDGEKPLYLHISAGAHLETTVERIKAVDRAAAAVEEMLKQGTVNNGLKVNHLLSTCVYLGFEADPSANITVRIRGPNDQYINHIMNETGATVLLRGRGSGYPDGGQREDVHQPLHLLISSNNSASLERAKLLAENLLDTICAECGASRYACFSEYMNYDCNLFTFRSEEVYVSCYFVSFVGPSPESSFLRPLFHRVSSCKVYGAVPPPLQPLASVQGSGSESKVNNIPAANLAAATAVPVTAVGGVTSVVSQGTVPQSLGSLHSVPSQPPTGVYPHQLVTSRTSYIGYDGIYPQATALQQVALALRQSTYPVTATVAPTTTGASFTSQTSIGYEKDKRPAQKRKFQELPAAGKAQATVNQVISLTLYEANRLIVELCWTFVCFTGFWDMEEAWGCCVLFQFYGADAKIPCPFWFWHSDKC
- the LOC132622733 gene encoding protein RIK isoform X4 — its product is MTEDNCPREPIDSNSSSTKQRKRRKWDQPADTFVPEGVAVPGIFPLANMGSLVGIPLPGVAPVSGAAFTNPLPAVGATMMQQLPVIVAQKLIQPKIQDELIAREIVINDADPAVRYRLTKRQTQEEIQKSTGAVVITRGKYKPPSTPSDGEKPLYLHISAGAHLETTVERIKAVDRAAAAVEEMLKQGTVNNGLKVNHLLSTCVYLGFEADPSANITVRIRGPNDQYINHIMNETGATVLLRGRGSGYPDGGQREDVHQPLHLLISSNNSASLERAKLLAENLLDTICAECGASRYACFSEYMNYDCNLFTFRSEEVYVSCYFVSFVGPSPESSFLRPLFHRVSSCKVYGAVPPPLQPLASVQGSGSESKVNNIPAANLAAATAVPVTAVGGVTSVVSQGTVPQSLGSLHSVPSQPPTGVYPHQLVTSRTSYIGYDGIYPQATALQQVALALRQSTYPVTATVAPTTTGASFTSQTSIGYEKDKRPAQKRKFQELPAAGKAQATVNQDSGIWRRHGVAAFYFSFMVLMQRYHAPSGFGILTNVKC